Proteins from one Pseudomonas grandcourensis genomic window:
- a CDS encoding ABC transporter substrate-binding protein, translating to MKMLPLRAAIAAALLSVAVGVSAKPLVVCTEASPEGFDMVQYTTAVTADAVAETIFNRLADFKPGTTDVIPALADSWDISEDGLSYTFHLRKGVKFHTTEYFKPTRDMNADDVVWSFQRQLDPNHPWHKLSSVGFPYFESMGFKELLKSVEKVDDNTVKFTLTRREAPFLADIAMAFSSIYSAEYADQLLKANKTADLNNKPVGTGPFIFQRYNKDAQVRFKANPDYFRGKPPAEALILAIATDNNVRLQKLKANECQVALYPKPDDIPSIKKDDKLKVDELNAMTVSYVALNTTHKYMSDVRVRKAIDIAFDKEAYVNALFGKGNATAAVNPYPDTLLGYNHSLKNPAHDLDKARALLKEAGVPEGTTFTLFTRNGGGPTNPNPMLGAQMMQADLAKVGIKIDIRVMEWGEMLKRAKNGEHDMVSAGWAGDNGDPDNFLTPMLSCEAAKNGENYARWCNDKFQALIDQAREKTDPAERAALYEQAQVIFNQDQPWISMAHTRMFTAMRNNVEGYHISPLTTNNFATTQVK from the coding sequence GCCAGCCCTGAAGGCTTCGACATGGTCCAGTACACGACTGCAGTCACCGCCGATGCCGTGGCCGAAACCATCTTCAATCGCCTGGCAGACTTCAAGCCCGGTACCACCGACGTGATTCCGGCACTGGCCGATTCCTGGGACATCAGCGAAGACGGCCTGAGCTACACGTTCCATCTGCGTAAAGGCGTCAAGTTCCACACCACCGAATATTTCAAGCCGACCCGCGACATGAATGCCGACGACGTGGTCTGGAGCTTCCAGCGCCAGCTGGACCCGAATCATCCATGGCACAAACTGTCGAGCGTGGGTTTCCCGTACTTTGAAAGCATGGGCTTCAAGGAACTGCTGAAAAGCGTCGAGAAAGTCGACGACAACACGGTCAAGTTCACCCTGACCCGCCGTGAAGCGCCGTTCCTGGCCGACATCGCCATGGCCTTCTCGTCAATCTACTCCGCCGAGTACGCCGACCAGCTGCTCAAGGCCAACAAGACCGCCGACCTGAACAACAAGCCGGTCGGCACCGGCCCGTTCATCTTCCAGCGCTACAACAAGGACGCCCAGGTCCGCTTCAAGGCCAACCCGGACTACTTCCGTGGCAAGCCTCCGGCCGAGGCGCTGATCCTGGCCATCGCCACCGACAACAACGTGCGCCTGCAGAAGCTCAAGGCCAACGAGTGCCAGGTCGCGCTGTATCCGAAACCGGATGACATTCCGAGCATCAAGAAAGACGACAAGCTGAAAGTCGATGAACTCAACGCGATGACCGTTTCCTACGTCGCCTTGAACACCACGCACAAGTACATGAGTGACGTGCGGGTGCGCAAAGCCATCGACATCGCCTTCGACAAAGAGGCATACGTCAATGCGTTGTTCGGCAAGGGCAATGCGACCGCCGCGGTCAACCCGTACCCGGACACCCTGCTGGGCTACAACCACAGCCTGAAGAACCCGGCCCATGACCTGGACAAGGCGCGCGCCCTGCTCAAGGAAGCCGGCGTACCGGAAGGCACCACCTTCACCCTGTTCACCCGCAACGGTGGCGGTCCGACCAACCCGAATCCGATGCTCGGCGCGCAGATGATGCAAGCCGACCTGGCCAAGGTCGGGATCAAGATCGACATCCGCGTGATGGAATGGGGCGAAATGCTCAAACGCGCCAAAAACGGCGAGCACGACATGGTTTCCGCCGGATGGGCGGGCGATAACGGCGACCCGGATAACTTCCTGACGCCTATGCTCAGTTGTGAAGCGGCCAAGAACGGAGAAAACTACGCACGCTGGTGCAATGACAAGTTCCAGGCGCTGATCGACCAGGCCCGGGAAAAAACCGATCCGGCCGAACGCGCAGCGCTCTACGAACAGGCCCAGGTTATTTTTAACCAGGACCAGCCGTGGATCAGCATGGCACACACTAGAATGTTTACCGCAATGCGCAACAACGTAGAGGGCTATCACATTAGCCCCCTCACCACGAATAACTTCGCCACCACCCAGGTGAAGTAA